A region of Vitis riparia cultivar Riparia Gloire de Montpellier isolate 1030 chromosome 12, EGFV_Vit.rip_1.0, whole genome shotgun sequence DNA encodes the following proteins:
- the LOC117926443 gene encoding 3-hydroxyisobutyryl-CoA hydrolase-like protein 5 — protein sequence MAPEMVKPDEQVVLGEEIGNIRVITLNRPRQLNVISSKVVSLLAEYLEKWEKDDKAELVIIKGVGRAFSAGGDLKMFYDGREPRDSCLEVVYRMYWLCYHIHTYKKTQVALVHGISMGGGASLMVPMKFSVVTEKTVFATPEATIGFHTDCGFSYMLSHLPGHLGEFIALTGARLNGKELVTVGLATHYVPSEKMPELEKCLMCLNSGDRNAIKSAIEEFSLDVKVDEESVLNKQSTINECFSKDSVEEIIKSFETEARKEGNAWIGPMLKSLKRSSPTGLKITLRSIREGRNQTLAESLKKEFRLTMNILRTTISNDVYEGIRALSIDKDNAPKWDPPTLDKVNGEKVDIVFQPFKEKLELQIPEKEECRWDGKYEHSAYAQVTEEAK from the exons ATGGCACCAGAAATGGTAAAACCAGATGAGCAg GTTGTTTTAGGGGAAGAAATAGGGAATATCAGAGTGATCACCTTGAATCGCCCTCGACAATTGAATGTCATTTCATCAAAAGTG GTTTCTCTGCTAGCAGAATACCTAGAAAAATGGGAGAAAGATGACAAGGCAGAGCTTGTGATAATCAAG GGAGTTGGCAGGGCTTTTTCTGCTGGAGGAGATTTGAAAATGTTCTATGATGGCAGGGAACCAA GGGATTCTTGCCTTGAAGTGGTCTATAGAATGTATTGGCTTTGTTATCACATCCATACCTATAAGAAAACCCAG GTTGCTCTTGTTCATGGAATTTCGATGGGTGGAGGTGCGTCTTTGATGGTTCCAATGAAGTTCTCAGTTGTCACGGAAAAGACT GTTTTTGCCACTCCAGAAGCGACTATTGGATTTCACACTGACTGTGGTTTCTCATACATGCTTTCCCATCTTCCCGGGCATCTGG GGGAATTTATAGCCTTAACAGGGGCAAGGCTAAATGGCAAGGAACTGGTTACGGTTGGACTGGCAACCCATTATGTCCCTTCTGAG AAAATGCCCGAGCTAGAGAAGTGCCTGATGTGTTTGAACTCTGGTGATCGCAATGCTATCAAATCTGCAATCGAAGAGTTCTCCTTAGATGTTAAGGTTGATGAAGAAAGTGTGTTAAACAA GCAGTCAACAATCAATGAGtgcttttccaaggattctGTGGAGGAGATCATAAAATCATTT GAAACCGAGgcaagaaaagaaggaaatgcTTGGATTGGTCCAATGCTTAAGAGTCTGAAAAGATCATCCCCTACAGGATTGAAGATAACATTAAGATCG ATTCGAGAAGGAAGAAATCAAACACTCGCAGAATCCTTGAAGAAGGAATTTAGACTCACTATGAACATCCTGCGAACTACAATATCTAATGATGTCTATGAG gGTATTCGAGCTCTGAGCATTGACAAGGATAATGCTCCAAAG TGGGACCCACCAACTCTTGACAAAGTGAACGGTGAGAAAGTAGATATAGTATTTCAGccattcaaagaaaaattggagctCCAGATTCCAGAAAAGGAGGAATGCAG ATGGGACGGAAAATATGAACATTCAGCCTATGCGCAGGTGACTGAGGAAGCAAAATAA